TTGTCATTGTTGTGTCAAGTTGGCATACATTTATTAACAGCTTAATTATCCTTCAAAAAATTTAATCATGTTATGTGTCTAAATCaatagataaaattaaaagagaatAAATGAATAACACATGTCATATTTTAAGGTTAGGTTATTAAGAAGATTATTAGGCTAACTTTTgaaagaatttatcatttttttattattcttttagtGTTGATAAGAAATGTATTCATGTAAGACCCTCAATTGTTGAAACTTGCGAAGCCAAAAAGTACCCAATCAGTGATAATAACTAATAGATAATCTAATGAAATTAGCTAATCACTATTACACTAAGCAAGGCCAAAAGCTAAGTTATACCTAACGTTTAATTAGATCATGATATATTTAACTCATTATCTACAGAAGTGATGGATTATTAAGATGAATCTGCTAAAACAATCGATCGGTGATAATAACTGATGAATAAGTCAATGACATTGGCTAAGCACTGAGGCCAAAAGCTATTAAGTTATACCTAAAATTTAATTAGATTATGATTTAACTCATCATCTACAAAAGTGATAGATTATTGAGATGAACTTggtaaaacaataagttaactGATAAATAAGTCAACGAAATTAACTAATTAGGTGCTGTTACACTAAGGCACCAAGCAAGGTGAAAAGCTAAGTTATACGTAATGTTTAATTAGATCATGATTTAActcatcatcaacaaaaatgATAGATTTTTAAGATGAATTTGCTAAATTAATCAGTGATAAGGCAATGATCGAAAAATAAGTCAATGAAAATAACAAAGCAATGGTACAATTAGCAAGGTCGAAAGCTAAATTATGCCAAATGTTAATTAGATCCGTCATGTCTAATTTCTAGATTAGGAAGTACACGACTTTTGGATGGATTGAAATACCAATGCACTTGCTTTTAGATGTATACCATTCTCGtgtttgtctatatatatatatatatatatatatttgacacaTCCTACTCCAGTGTTTCAGTGATCATATCATACTCGATGATGATGAGGCATTTAGTGGTCTCTAACTTCTGCAGGATTCGAATCACAGGGAAGTCAAGTTTATGGTCAAGGACCTTGTTGGGTTCTGGTGCTATAGCTGGGATTTGCACTAATAATGTTGGTGCCAAATTGGCAATATCAAGTCTTCAAAGGAGTGGCTCTTATGCTATTCACACCTTTAAGGTCTTCTTATAGATTTTTGATTACCttaatttattgaaaaaaaCTAGATTGATTGTAATAAATACATCCCCCAACACATTTAAGTTTAGTTTATGTATACTCATGTTacacacaaaaataatttaGTTTCTTATGAACTTGATGGGAAATATTGTCCATAATCAGAAACACTGCTCTTAAGCATGCAATAATCTTAATTAGTGAACTTTTGATGCCTCTGTGTTAGGCAAAGGCGATGCAGAAAGAAGAAGGTGAACGAAGATTTCCACCGCAACACCAGGAGTCTCAGCCTGGAAAGGAATACCTTATGAACCCTCTCCCTCAATTCAGAAACCCCCATTACAAGCCATCTGGGAAACTCCATGTAGGTTAATATCTTCGATCAATGCAAATAAACCGTTTATTAATTCTGTGCTAAACAATGATTATAGTTGTCAAAGTGCAAAAGAACTAAAAGAATCAAAACTTGAGTTCAACTGGtatgattaaaaaaactaacaaagacaatcacaaatatataaattaaagatCAAGACTTCTACAGAAATTATGCAAGTCACTGATTGCTGCTTCTTACTCTTCTCACCCAAATAGGTATTGTTAATGCGTTCATTAATTATAACGACTAATTTAGAAGAAATGTAACATTTAAAGGTCAGGGGTTGTGGAtttaatattagaaaaaaagttatatttatatctttgctTTCTCTCTTATTGTTGGGACGTACAGGGAAAGGTGGCGTTGGTGACAGGAGGAGATTCAGGAATTGGAAGGTCCGTTTGCTACCATTTTGCTATGGAGGGTGCAACTGTAGCTTTTACTTATGTGAAGGGTGCAGAGGACATAGATGCAAATAAGACAttgaaaatcataaatgaaGCAAGAATTGAAGGATCGAGTGAGCCAATTGCTATACCTACTGATGTTAGGTATGACAAGAACTGTAAAGATGTGGTAGACAAGGTTGTGGCTGAATATGGATGCATTGATATCCTGGTGAATCATCCTGCCGTGCAGTACTATACTTATTCGTACACCTTAAATGAGATCACAGAGGAGAGGCTTGAAAAAGTGTTCAGGACCAACATTTTCTCTTATTTCTTTATGACAAGGTGCGTATAGATATACCAACTGTTATATAGATCATCTTCCTTTGATTAGTTTGTTGTTATGGAGAGGAGGTACATGTGGGTTTAAAGGAGATTCAAACGAGTTAATTAGCACATATTGTTTTGTTTGATCATAATCAGTTCTTTTCCACATGATAAAACGGATATGGTAACAATATTTTACGTTTCATGATGTAACATTATATCTATTCGTATTCCTCTAACGATTAAAAAACACCAATTTTAAGAGTAACATGGTTTTCCATTTTCTGGTCATCATGTGTACGTGCAGGCATGCTTTGAAGCACATGAAAGAAGGAAGTAAAGTCATATGCACTACATCGGGGTTAGCTTATGTGGCCGACCCACCAAGTTGGATTGACTATATTTCAACAAAAGGAGCCATAGTAAGTTTCATAAGAGCCTTGGGATTGCATTTGGTTGGCAAAAAGATTCGTGTGAATGGTGTGGCCCCTGGTCCAATATGGACACCACTGCAAGCTGCAGCACTCAATGATGAGGATTTAGCAACACTCGGGTCAAGTGTGCCCATGGACAGGGCGGGTCAACCTTATGAGATTGCCCCATCATATGTGTTCCTTGCATCCGACGACTCTTCCTACTTTACTGGCCAAGTTCTTCATCCTAATGGTACATATATTGTACTGTAGAACTTCAATGGTTGATCGTTTTATAGagtcaaattaaaaataaaaaagacatgTAAATTTACGAATGGCAAATTTATTGTGGTGGGATTTATTATCACAATGGTACGAGAAGATAGTAACATAAATAGTTCTATTTTGCAGGTGGAACAATTGTCAATGGCTAGCTAGCTGGTATCTCCTTGTGAGGTCCGAACATAAGAGTGATAtctgaaaatgaaatgaatgtctATGTACTTAATTGAAATGAAGTGGCAAAGTGGCGTGAGTATATATAAGTTGTAATCTTAcagtaaattatatatgtatgcataatGTATGTAAGCTCTGTATAAAGTTTGTAATAAAGTATTGATTATATGCCATACGTATGTATAAGTTTTAGGGAAAAGAATTTCTGtatg
The sequence above is drawn from the Erigeron canadensis isolate Cc75 chromosome 4, C_canadensis_v1, whole genome shotgun sequence genome and encodes:
- the LOC122598184 gene encoding glucose and ribitol dehydrogenase-like; translated protein: MMMRHLVVSNFCRIRITGKSSLWSRTLLGSGAIAGICTNNVGAKLAISSLQRSGSYAIHTFKAKAMQKEEGERRFPPQHQESQPGKEYLMNPLPQFRNPHYKPSGKLHGKVALVTGGDSGIGRSVCYHFAMEGATVAFTYVKGAEDIDANKTLKIINEARIEGSSEPIAIPTDVRYDKNCKDVVDKVVAEYGCIDILVNHPAVQYYTYSYTLNEITEERLEKVFRTNIFSYFFMTRHALKHMKEGSKVICTTSGLAYVADPPSWIDYISTKGAIVSFIRALGLHLVGKKIRVNGVAPGPIWTPLQAAALNDEDLATLGSSVPMDRAGQPYEIAPSYVFLASDDSSYFTGQVLHPNGGTIVNG